The genome window GAAAACTGTTACACAAGTTTGGCGCAACGGCTTATCGTTTAGAAAATCATTTAATAAATGTTTCTCGATTTCTTGAAGTACAGGCATCATTTGTTATCACTCCTACCTCATTAACATTTGTACTATTTAATGTTGAGGACCAGCAAGAACATAATTTTATTGTGCGAGTGCGCCCCGGTGATATTGATTTAGGCGCTTTATCAAGAACAAACGAACTAGTGGATGAGCTAAGTTCAGGCCAGCGAACATTAGCTGAAGCGATTGAACGCTTAAATGAAATACCAAACAAACCTTCCCCCTATTCACAGTTTCTTACCTTTTTAGGGTTTGGCGCCTCTTCAGGTGCCTTTGCTATGCTAATGCATACCTCTTGGAATGATGTATTTTGGTCAACATTACTTGGCTTCTTTGTTTTTCTATTGGTTATTTGGGCTGAAAAATCGAAAAGCGTAGCCAATATGCTTGAGCCATTATCGAGTATTGTTGCAGCCGTTGGTGCCAGTGCTATTACATTAATTGACCCAGCCATTAATGCGCCTTTGGTAATTTTATCGAGTATTATCGTGTTTATCCCTGGCCTGTCTTTAACGACAGGTTTAAGTGAACTTGCTGAGAGAAATTTAATTTCCGGCACCGCTAAGATAATGGATGCATTGATGACCATGTTTAAGCTTTATTTCGGTGCCATATTAGGATTAACGTTAGGTAGTTTGTTATGGGGTAGTGTCGAAAAGGTTGATGTTGAACTTGTACCACAATGGACCCAATGGTTAGCAGTATTAATTCTTTCAATGTCTTTGGTTATTATTTTCAAAGCTAGGCCTCGTCATGCATTTTGGGGGATTTTATGTGGCTTTATTGCTTTTGGTTCAAGTTTTTGGGCAGCTAACTACGTTGGCGTGGCATTAAGCGCCTTTGTCGGCTCTTTTACTGTTGGCGCATATTCAAACCTATTCGCCCGCTTTTTAAAAGCTCCTGCCACTGTCGTTATGCTGCAAGGTTTAGTTGTTTTAGTACCTGGTTCAAAAGTATATATCGGACTAAACTCTATGGTAACCGGCAGTCAAATTGTACAGACCGAACAAATTGGCTCACAAACGTTTTTAATTTTTATGTCTCTCGTCGCCGGACTCATTTTTGCAAATGTCGCCGTGCGGCCACGCAGTTCATTATAAGTATTGAATTTACCTTATGTGTATATTGTTTATCGCCATTAACCAACACAAAGATTATCCGTTAATTATTGCGGCTAATCGAGATGAATTTCATCAACGGCCAACTAAGTCAGCATATTTCTGGCCACAGCAACCAGAGATATTAGCCGGTCAAGAT of Thalassotalea fonticola contains these proteins:
- a CDS encoding threonine/serine exporter family protein, whose amino-acid sequence is MKPDSFTQKRHFIITLGKLLHKFGATAYRLENHLINVSRFLEVQASFVITPTSLTFVLFNVEDQQEHNFIVRVRPGDIDLGALSRTNELVDELSSGQRTLAEAIERLNEIPNKPSPYSQFLTFLGFGASSGAFAMLMHTSWNDVFWSTLLGFFVFLLVIWAEKSKSVANMLEPLSSIVAAVGASAITLIDPAINAPLVILSSIIVFIPGLSLTTGLSELAERNLISGTAKIMDALMTMFKLYFGAILGLTLGSLLWGSVEKVDVELVPQWTQWLAVLILSMSLVIIFKARPRHAFWGILCGFIAFGSSFWAANYVGVALSAFVGSFTVGAYSNLFARFLKAPATVVMLQGLVVLVPGSKVYIGLNSMVTGSQIVQTEQIGSQTFLIFMSLVAGLIFANVAVRPRSSL